In Desulfurococcaceae archaeon, one genomic interval encodes:
- the thiC gene encoding phosphomethylpyrimidine synthase ThiC — protein sequence MGLIVDARSSSQVDILLEVAKAEDVEYEVLRRRVASGRVIIPRNSTKKKAKVVAIGEGLSTKVNVNVGTSGVYVDPSLELAKVKVAIEYGADTLMDLSTGGDLDEIRRRLIKASGGLPFGTVPVYQAWIYGVKKYGNVASIPEDWFLEIVERHLRDGVDFMTIHAAITRDLAVKALKGNRLMPVVSRGGSMIAAWIMETGKENPYYSQWDRVLELFRDYDATISLGDALRPGCTADAHDELQISELVMNSKLARSAVESGVQVMIEGPGHMTMDKITADIRLMKSLSGGLPYYVLGPLVTDVATGYDHVAAAIGAAIAAAVGADLICYLTPTEHLGLPSVEEVKEGLIASKIAAHAGDLVKLGRKAAMKDVEVSIARARLDWEKQLKYSLDPAKAVKIRDQFGGATLKSCTMCGQYCVFLILDKYTKDRRGPGLNELLDRYQGGLFEL from the coding sequence TTGGGCCTCATAGTGGACGCCCGCTCGTCTTCACAAGTGGACATCTTACTTGAAGTCGCTAAAGCAGAGGATGTAGAATATGAAGTTTTGAGAAGGCGCGTTGCTTCTGGTAGAGTAATTATACCTAGAAATAGCACTAAGAAAAAGGCTAAAGTAGTCGCCATAGGCGAAGGGCTCTCCACAAAGGTCAACGTCAATGTCGGTACTAGTGGCGTCTACGTAGATCCCAGTTTAGAGCTCGCAAAAGTCAAAGTTGCAATTGAGTACGGAGCGGATACTCTAATGGACCTAAGTACTGGTGGAGACCTCGATGAAATCAGAAGAAGGCTCATAAAGGCTTCCGGAGGCCTGCCCTTCGGAACAGTACCGGTGTACCAAGCTTGGATTTACGGTGTAAAGAAGTATGGTAACGTAGCGAGTATACCTGAAGACTGGTTTCTCGAAATAGTAGAGCGCCACCTGCGTGATGGAGTAGACTTCATGACAATACATGCTGCTATAACGCGAGACCTCGCGGTAAAGGCTTTGAAGGGCAACAGGCTAATGCCCGTTGTTAGCCGCGGAGGGTCGATGATCGCGGCGTGGATCATGGAGACCGGAAAAGAGAACCCCTATTACTCTCAGTGGGATCGCGTCTTGGAGCTGTTTAGGGATTATGATGCTACGATAAGTCTCGGCGACGCTTTAAGACCAGGTTGTACAGCCGACGCACACGACGAATTGCAAATATCAGAGCTTGTAATGAACTCGAAGCTGGCACGAAGCGCCGTGGAAAGCGGTGTCCAAGTAATGATTGAGGGTCCCGGCCACATGACCATGGATAAAATTACAGCAGATATTAGGCTCATGAAAAGCCTGTCCGGTGGTTTACCGTACTACGTTTTAGGACCACTAGTAACGGACGTAGCAACTGGTTATGACCACGTAGCCGCGGCCATAGGCGCCGCAATAGCGGCTGCCGTGGGAGCGGACCTGATATGCTACCTTACACCTACAGAGCATCTTGGCTTACCGAGCGTTGAAGAGGTTAAGGAAGGACTAATAGCGTCAAAAATAGCCGCTCATGCAGGCGACTTAGTAAAGCTCGGCAGAAAGGCCGCTATGAAGGACGTCGAAGTCAGTATTGCAAGGGCGAGATTAGACTGGGAGAAGCAATTAAAGTACTCTTTAGACCCTGCGAAAGCCGTGAAAATCAGAGACCAGTTTGGCGGGGCAACGTTGAAGTCGTGTACTATGTGCGGTCAATACTGCGTATTCTTGATACTAGATAAATACACGAAGGACAGGAGGGGGCCAGGTTTGAACGAGTTACTAGATAGGTATCAAGGTGGTCTCTTTGAGCTGTAA
- a CDS encoding 4Fe-4S ferredoxin, whose product MSCNQHGESWLWSTWVKTPLLKDAEILVVSACLPVVNPELYRKLSEGKVVLFACPERENATHYGKLASMIRSMKPKKLTVVTIDGSPHCFALQASVNEAEYILGEKVEREHYVVLNGKELKQISPDAVRVARYLSVVNAVVERHPEVLDELGRYSKEYSLSRKLG is encoded by the coding sequence TTGAGCTGTAATCAGCATGGCGAGTCTTGGCTTTGGAGTACCTGGGTTAAAACACCTCTGCTAAAGGATGCGGAGATTCTCGTAGTTTCTGCGTGTCTGCCCGTGGTTAACCCAGAGCTGTATAGAAAGCTGTCAGAAGGTAAGGTAGTCTTATTTGCCTGTCCCGAGAGAGAAAACGCCACTCACTACGGCAAGCTTGCAAGCATGATCAGGTCTATGAAGCCGAAAAAACTCACGGTAGTCACTATTGATGGCAGTCCCCATTGTTTCGCGTTACAAGCATCTGTAAACGAAGCCGAGTACATTTTGGGCGAGAAGGTTGAAAGGGAGCACTACGTGGTCTTAAACGGAAAGGAGCTTAAACAAATATCTCCTGACGCCGTGAGGGTAGCGAGGTATCTTAGCGTGGTAAACGCTGTCGTGGAAAGGCATCCCGAAGTGCTAGACGAGCTGGGTAGGTACAGCAAGGAGTACAGTTTATCGAGGAAACTGGGGTAG
- a CDS encoding SLC13 family permease: MRRLFRVFNNTLVGDLIKVLWSRLREDRILDALALLLIAFAASLTILKAISIEPSGVGQRLISYWCQLREAHKDGCLQLFYSQHTTLEQALSFSLFITVIALTAISMKLRYFAATIAVFALVFLGVVPPQELIAGVEWKLILFLIGSMIFAYVLRSLGVFRLIALTIMRTSRGSPTIFLTMLLTISWFLALAVDEATSIIYVIALLLDFKKLTGRDITPFIVLAVLATNTGSMAMPIGNPIGIYLAFTAGLHAEDFARVALPLSLVTLLLLVVVSRLLLGQRIRELIESIKPEKVEVVFTEFYTRVDRRGRVHIFYGLALLVMFLLTVSFSSVLASGLSSIYGHLIEPHAFLSFIPYVFIFLSLWVYEPEKLEVALLKGVEWPSLFFFIALFMLGHSLLWTGVAMKIAYLISILSSHLGGLAMSEILLVTTASTSAFLDNLSVIVAFTPVADGLVAMGISRSVYWVLLYGGTLGGNFTPIGSTANIVAIGLCEKAKVRVTWSSWFRVAFIPTILQLLAACAWATFLR; the protein is encoded by the coding sequence ATGAGGCGCCTATTTCGCGTCTTTAACAACACGCTCGTCGGAGACTTAATTAAGGTCTTGTGGTCTAGGCTCCGTGAAGACCGTATATTAGATGCGCTGGCCCTGCTCTTAATCGCGTTCGCAGCATCGTTGACTATTTTAAAGGCTATCAGTATAGAGCCTAGCGGCGTCGGGCAGAGGCTCATATCCTATTGGTGTCAGTTGCGAGAAGCGCACAAAGATGGCTGTCTGCAATTGTTTTACTCACAACATACCACTCTAGAACAAGCGCTCTCGTTCTCGTTATTCATAACGGTGATAGCCTTAACGGCCATATCCATGAAACTAAGGTACTTCGCTGCAACCATTGCAGTATTTGCACTGGTATTCTTAGGGGTCGTACCACCACAAGAACTAATTGCCGGCGTAGAGTGGAAGTTAATACTCTTCTTGATCGGCAGCATGATCTTCGCTTACGTACTGAGGTCTTTAGGGGTGTTCAGGTTAATTGCGCTCACGATAATGCGTACAAGTAGAGGATCACCGACGATCTTCCTGACAATGCTCTTGACAATATCGTGGTTTCTAGCACTTGCGGTTGACGAGGCTACAAGTATAATATACGTCATAGCGCTACTTCTAGATTTCAAGAAGCTTACAGGCAGGGATATTACGCCATTTATTGTACTGGCTGTGCTGGCAACCAACACTGGTAGCATGGCCATGCCCATTGGAAACCCCATAGGCATATATTTAGCCTTTACCGCTGGATTGCACGCAGAGGATTTCGCCAGGGTAGCGTTACCACTTTCACTAGTAACCCTCCTACTACTAGTAGTGGTTAGCAGACTGCTGCTAGGCCAGCGCATCAGGGAATTGATCGAGTCCATTAAGCCCGAGAAAGTAGAAGTGGTTTTCACGGAGTTCTACACAAGGGTGGATAGACGCGGCAGGGTGCACATATTCTATGGGCTAGCATTACTTGTAATGTTCCTATTAACGGTATCCTTTAGTAGCGTTTTAGCGAGCGGCCTCTCAAGCATTTATGGGCACTTAATAGAGCCTCACGCGTTTCTCTCGTTTATACCATACGTATTTATATTCCTCTCACTATGGGTATACGAACCCGAGAAGCTCGAAGTAGCCCTATTAAAGGGTGTTGAGTGGCCGTCCCTGTTCTTCTTCATAGCACTCTTCATGCTCGGACACTCACTACTCTGGACCGGGGTGGCCATGAAAATAGCATACTTGATTAGCATATTATCATCGCATCTAGGAGGGCTCGCCATGAGTGAAATACTCCTAGTTACAACGGCTTCAACTAGCGCGTTTCTAGATAACTTATCTGTCATAGTAGCGTTTACGCCCGTAGCAGACGGCCTGGTAGCCATGGGAATCTCGAGGTCGGTATACTGGGTGTTGCTATATGGTGGTACGCTCGGCGGAAACTTCACGCCAATAGGGTCTACAGCGAACATCGTGGCTATAGGTCTTTGCGAAAAGGCCAAGGTAAGAGTTACGTGGAGTAGCTGGTTCAGAGTAGCCTTTATACCGACAATACTACAGCTACTCGCCGCCTGTGCGTGGGCTACGTTCTTGAGGTAG